TTCTGCAGCAAAGTCTTTGTTGAAAAAAAAACCCTGTaacaagacctctgttgcaaaaaagAAAGTTGCAACGAAACCTTTGTTGCAAAATAAATTAATTGCAACAAGACCTTCATTGCAAAAAATTTAAATTACAATAAGACCTCTGTTGCAAAAGAAAAAACTGTAACAAGACTTTTGTTGCAAAAAGTCTGCAACTTGATTATGTTGCAAAATTTTCTGCAGCATAACCTGTCTGCAACACGGCATGTGTTGCAATGATAAAAGATGACACTCGGCCACTCAATCTGCCATATCCCATGGCTCGCGATTAAAATGATCCGGCGGCCTACGCGTAGCAGCGCCTTTTTTCTTTGAGAAAATATCCTTGCAAATCTTCAGTGTGTTGTGCGGACCGGCGAAAGGAAATCACGGACGCGTTCTCTCCCATCCCAACTCCAAGCCCAAGCCCAAACCCGCGTTCTCTTCTCCTCCATACGCGCCATCCCTCAAAGATTCAAGATTTCAGGCACTACAAAAGGCGGCAGAACGCGCGCGCGTTTTCGATCCACCAATCCCAAACCCGCCGCCGGCGCCTCCCAGATCCCGAACCCTAGCCAGCACCCCGCCGGCCGCCAGCTTCGATGACCCATGGCCTCCACCCCCATCCTTCCCATGGGCTGCAGGTTCAGCCCCTCCGACGCCGACCTCATCTCCTTCTACCTCCGCCCCATGATCGCGAGCGAGCCCCTCCCTGAGCCCGCCGCCAGGTTCCTGCACACCGCCGACGCGTACGCCGCCGACCCATCCTCCCTCGTCTCTGGCCTCCTGCCTGCGGTCCTGCTGGCGCCCAGGACCGGGGCGGAGAGGCGTTGCTGGTACTTCTTCGGCCCCGCCAAGGCCCTGTCCGGGCACGACAAGCGCAGGTCCCGGGCCGTCGCCGGCGGGAAGGGCACGTGGCATGCCGAGAAGGGGAGGGTGGCCGTTCTCGACGGCGAGGGACGCGGCGGAGTCGTCGGGTACAAGCAGAGTTTCAGGTATAAGCCCAGCGATGCCGACGGATCCGTGGAGGCCGTGTGGCTCATGGTGGAGTTCCGTGTGGCTCATGATCAAGGAGATGACGAGAAAGGCGAGACAGTTCCAGTTCTTTGCAAGGTCTACCAGAGCCCGCGCAAGCCCCGATCTGCGTCGATCTCGACGTCGCCGGCATAcaaaagggagaggaagaggaaggccagGGACGACTCAGCTCCGGCGACGACTGTCAAGCGGCGGCTGCTTGTCCCCCCTGCTGCACCAATTCTGCCGTCGGCCGTCGAGCCACAGCCAGACCTGAACAACTGCTCGGATGGCGTCTCAGTGGACCAGCTTCTTGATGATCTCATGTCCGTCCTCACGCCTGATCAAGTCCTGGGTGACTTCTTGATGCCTGTCCCTGAATCAGAGGTCA
Above is a window of Triticum aestivum cultivar Chinese Spring chromosome 6B, IWGSC CS RefSeq v2.1, whole genome shotgun sequence DNA encoding:
- the LOC123133522 gene encoding uncharacterized protein codes for the protein MASTPILPMGCRFSPSDADLISFYLRPMIASEPLPEPAARFLHTADAYAADPSSLVSGLLPAVLLAPRTGAERRCWYFFGPAKALSGHDKRRSRAVAGGKGTWHAEKGRVAVLDGEGRGGVVGYKQSFRYKPSDADGSVEAVWLMVEFRVAHDQGDDEKGETVPVLCKVYQSPRKPRSASISTSPAYKRERKRKARDDSAPATTVKRRLLVPPAAPILPSAVEPQPDLNNCSDGVSVDQLLDDLMSVLTPDQVLGDFLMPVPESEVNCSFSMGNHAGSAARSYCDMVLQDEAGAGARTPFHQNSDQILLGDLLMPVVSESEVNYSSSMSDHSGSMVRNYETVLHGGSVTPLLDNSDQFDLSMPIIEPLPTDLQTQTAMLNYFSFLPCAPYAGICDSWTGGDTTDDEAASVSWYGSAPSSPAIPTEWMMQSPFATPYLF